The following are encoded together in the Timaviella obliquedivisa GSE-PSE-MK23-08B genome:
- a CDS encoding N-acetylmuramoyl-L-alanine amidase has translation MKNLSLLGLAGVVAGTVSITSIALAEQPLFVAYPADGYETNATQIFLIGTAPAAGEVTINGQRVERSDAGHFAPTLPLQLGENVFDLRYGSQRLKLRVIRASSAPPTPTGATFAAGSLIPAVDVARLPGEPICFGAIAPPNAKVTVTLGSQTIPLLPQINSVELPPNSAVLTQQEQPMPSAESYQGCTSNGLSADRLSSNTNPTGTMPITSLTHDLGYPQFQLILNGQTQTQTGTGKVKILSPVNAQVIEVTADPGTARTGASTDYSRLTPLPKGTTAAVTGREGEWLRLDYGGWIKASETRVLPSAVPPRSLIRSIRARQVEDWTEVLFPLQVAVPVTVQQGDRSFALTLHNTTAQTDTIRLDDDPLIERLDWQQTAPQQIQYTFSLKSSQQWGYKLRYEGTTLVLSLKHPPQVEQSLKGISILLDPGHGGAEDLGARGPTGYPEKDVVLIVSKLLRDRLLAKGATVYMTREADIDLGPNERAAMINQMQPDLAVSLHYNALPDEGDAAHTSGIGAFWYNAQSHGLAVFLHNYLVEKLDRPSYGVFWNNLALTRPTVAPAILLELGFMINPQEFEWITDEEAQEELADSLSNGIEQWIREQ, from the coding sequence CCACCCAGATTTTCCTGATTGGTACAGCGCCAGCAGCAGGTGAAGTCACGATTAATGGGCAGAGAGTTGAGCGCAGCGATGCAGGACATTTTGCCCCTACTCTGCCGTTACAATTGGGCGAGAATGTTTTTGACTTGCGCTATGGTAGTCAGCGGTTGAAACTGCGGGTGATACGTGCCTCCTCTGCTCCCCCCACTCCAACGGGTGCAACCTTTGCTGCGGGCTCACTCATTCCAGCAGTGGATGTTGCTCGTCTACCAGGAGAGCCTATATGTTTTGGGGCGATCGCTCCTCCCAATGCCAAAGTAACAGTGACTTTAGGCAGCCAAACGATTCCTCTGCTGCCTCAAATAAACTCCGTCGAACTGCCTCCTAATTCGGCAGTGTTAACCCAGCAAGAGCAGCCAATGCCTTCTGCCGAAAGCTATCAAGGCTGCACTAGTAATGGGCTAAGTGCAGACAGGCTCAGCAGCAATACCAACCCCACGGGCACGATGCCCATAACCTCGCTAACCCACGATCTAGGCTATCCTCAGTTTCAACTAATACTCAATGGACAAACCCAAACTCAGACGGGAACAGGTAAAGTTAAAATTCTTTCTCCTGTGAATGCTCAGGTCATTGAAGTAACCGCTGATCCGGGAACGGCACGAACTGGGGCAAGTACTGATTACTCTCGCCTAACGCCGCTGCCAAAGGGCACAACTGCGGCGGTAACAGGTCGAGAGGGTGAGTGGCTGCGGTTAGACTATGGGGGGTGGATTAAGGCATCTGAGACTAGAGTTTTGCCAAGTGCAGTGCCGCCGCGATCGCTCATTCGCAGTATTCGGGCGCGTCAGGTAGAAGATTGGACAGAGGTCTTGTTTCCTTTGCAGGTAGCGGTACCCGTGACCGTACAGCAAGGCGATCGCTCCTTTGCATTAACATTGCATAACACGACTGCCCAAACTGACACCATTCGCCTAGATGACGATCCTTTAATTGAACGGTTGGATTGGCAGCAGACAGCGCCTCAACAAATTCAGTACACTTTTAGTCTCAAGTCTTCTCAACAGTGGGGCTACAAGTTGCGGTATGAGGGAACCACTTTAGTACTGTCGCTTAAACATCCTCCGCAAGTAGAGCAGTCATTGAAGGGGATTAGTATCTTGCTTGACCCAGGGCATGGGGGAGCAGAAGATTTAGGTGCGCGGGGGCCCACAGGTTATCCGGAAAAGGATGTGGTGTTAATTGTGTCCAAGCTACTGCGCGATCGCCTCCTTGCTAAAGGTGCCACTGTCTATATGACGCGTGAAGCAGATATTGATCTAGGTCCTAATGAGCGGGCAGCGATGATCAATCAGATGCAGCCAGACTTAGCCGTGAGCTTGCACTACAATGCTCTCCCCGATGAGGGAGACGCAGCCCATACATCTGGCATAGGGGCATTTTGGTATAACGCTCAGTCTCATGGGTTAGCGGTATTTTTACACAATTACTTAGTTGAAAAGCTCGATCGCCCTTCCTATGGGGTGTTTTGGAATAACTTAGCGTTGACGCGTCCAACTGTCGCTCCAGCAATATTACTAGAGCTAGGATTTATGATTAATCCTCAAGAGTTTGAATGGATTACAGACGAAGAAGCACAAGAAGAGCTAGCAGATTCATTAAGCAATGGCATTGAGCAATGGATTCGAGAGCAATAG
- a CDS encoding DUF3252 domain-containing protein, with protein sequence MILPGSAVRVKNVNDIYYGYQGLVQRVSSGLVAVLFEGGNWDKLITFRPSELELVDATAGRGKK encoded by the coding sequence ATGATTCTTCCGGGTTCAGCCGTTCGGGTAAAAAACGTTAACGATATTTACTACGGATATCAAGGGTTGGTACAGCGGGTAAGTAGTGGGCTAGTTGCAGTTTTATTTGAAGGCGGCAACTGGGATAAACTAATTACCTTTCGTCCGTCTGAGCTTGAATTAGTAGATGCGACTGCCGGACGGGGTAAAAAGTAG
- a CDS encoding nuclease A inhibitor family protein: protein MSQAEVVPDLKFSTSNPDEESAVASLKAIVEGLTWMSESDYPFKVLQLPDRANSPSTSELLQLTEHDKNAFVETISMENFFASAIQPQDWHEDADKQRIQRFQTLLQWLEQHLSSVEVYRVGTITIDVYIIGQIASGAWVSLSTKVVET from the coding sequence ATGTCTCAAGCTGAAGTTGTCCCCGATCTTAAATTCTCTACTTCTAATCCTGATGAAGAGTCTGCCGTAGCGTCTTTAAAGGCGATTGTTGAAGGGTTGACTTGGATGAGCGAGTCTGATTACCCCTTTAAGGTTTTACAGTTGCCCGATCGCGCTAATTCTCCATCTACAAGCGAGCTTCTGCAACTTACAGAGCATGATAAAAATGCCTTTGTAGAAACAATCAGCATGGAAAACTTTTTCGCTTCAGCGATTCAACCCCAAGATTGGCATGAAGACGCAGATAAGCAGAGGATACAGCGGTTCCAGACCTTGCTTCAATGGCTGGAGCAGCACTTAAGTTCTGTCGAGGTGTATCGAGTTGGCACCATCACAATTGACGTATATATCATTGGGCAAATAGCCTCAGGAGCCTGGGTCAGCCTTTCCACAAAAGTGGTTGAGACATAG
- a CDS encoding TAXI family TRAP transporter solute-binding subunit, producing MKVKFALPVLVISIVATIAFSVQWLQQRQVQHVTIATGSSDGEYYAFAQALATVVARHQPKIRITVVATKGAQQNQDLLEQKRVELAIVQSDTPPQPSVRAVAYLFPEVFHLIVSKKSGIEKISDLKGRRVALMPKGSGSYNLFWSISPHFGLSERNLTAILLPPDRAYEALLQGKVDAVFRVIAIGNPSISRLLANSQTKLLPIDQVDSLRLSLPILEATQIPIGTYDGATPIPSQDLTAAAVRAVLVTHKQVDSSVVQAITQTLFEFRNEMVTIYPRSALMRLPEAGQNLGIPLHSGAKAYYEQERPNFLMANSEFLGLVTSVSAICVSALWQLRSWLLNNQKDRADMYNLEILELVEQVHSVNDLEQLQSVRHKLFEILRKVVVDLDQDRISPESFQSFTFPWEVAISTVRHREIVLINLRSTLEND from the coding sequence ATGAAAGTTAAGTTTGCCCTCCCTGTTTTGGTCATTAGCATTGTGGCAACGATCGCCTTCTCTGTTCAGTGGCTACAACAGCGGCAAGTTCAGCATGTCACCATTGCCACAGGTAGCTCAGATGGCGAGTACTATGCTTTTGCTCAGGCATTGGCAACTGTGGTGGCTCGACATCAGCCAAAAATTCGGATTACTGTGGTTGCGACAAAGGGAGCTCAGCAAAACCAAGATTTATTAGAACAGAAGCGGGTGGAATTGGCGATCGTTCAAAGTGATACGCCTCCTCAGCCTTCAGTTCGAGCAGTGGCATATCTCTTCCCAGAGGTATTTCACCTGATTGTGAGCAAAAAGTCTGGCATTGAAAAAATCAGTGACTTAAAAGGTCGGCGAGTAGCACTCATGCCCAAAGGCAGCGGCTCTTACAATCTTTTTTGGTCGATTAGTCCTCATTTTGGCTTGTCCGAACGCAATCTGACTGCCATCTTGCTGCCGCCCGATCGCGCTTATGAGGCTCTGCTTCAAGGAAAGGTAGATGCCGTTTTTCGGGTGATTGCGATCGGCAACCCTTCTATAAGCCGTCTGTTGGCCAATAGCCAGACTAAGTTACTGCCAATTGATCAGGTTGATTCTCTGCGGCTTTCTTTACCCATTCTAGAAGCAACCCAGATTCCCATAGGTACCTACGACGGAGCCACCCCAATCCCTTCTCAAGATTTGACAGCCGCCGCAGTTCGAGCCGTCTTAGTGACCCATAAACAGGTTGATAGCAGTGTGGTACAAGCAATCACTCAAACCTTATTTGAGTTTCGTAATGAAATGGTAACGATTTACCCTCGCTCTGCCTTAATGCGTTTGCCTGAGGCAGGGCAGAACTTAGGGATTCCTCTACACTCTGGAGCAAAGGCTTACTATGAACAGGAGCGCCCCAACTTTTTGATGGCGAACTCAGAGTTCTTAGGACTGGTGACCTCTGTGAGTGCAATTTGCGTCTCGGCTTTGTGGCAATTGCGATCGTGGTTGCTCAATAACCAAAAGGATCGCGCAGATATGTACAACTTGGAGATTTTAGAACTGGTTGAACAGGTGCATTCTGTTAATGATCTAGAGCAGTTGCAGTCAGTCAGACATAAACTGTTTGAAATTCTGCGTAAGGTCGTGGTGGATTTAGACCAGGATCGAATTTCACCTGAATCATTTCAGTCTTTTACTTTTCCTTGGGAGGTGGCAATTAGTACAGTACGCCACCGAGAGATCGTATTAATCAATCTACGTTCCACTTTAGAAAACGACTAG
- a CDS encoding O-antigen ligase domain-containing protein: MGFIFGGNPFASPNLLVPLVMFGWIPVVIYLFSRYPARRAIVISFIVAWLYLPQAVLPIPGIPDYDKIAATCYGILLATFIFDVGRFNSFRFSWIDVPIVIWCVSPFASSLANDLGPYDGMAAVLGQTVTWGIPYFLGRIYLNSLNGMRELAIGIFVGGLSYIPLCLFEMRLSPQLHRIIYGGTPGSDFSQTIRLGGYRPTVFLSHGLAVGAFMMAATLVGIWLWQTGTVKHLWNIPIKWLVGALFVTFILTRSTGAYALLAGGIAILFVGKNLRTAAPAFLLIAGIVVYLYINAVSGTYVADQIVESLSRVLPEDRVGSLEFRFNNEELLSAKARERIIFGWGGYGRALIFGPDGSQLTIPDSLWINIFGQNGTVGLVSLFVTMLLPTLSLFWMRYPARLWANKKVASATVVALMTALYMVDCLINAMVNPIYILAAGGIAGLVLKRERINKTAQGKAGVERLIPSQRYAVQPR; this comes from the coding sequence ATGGGATTTATTTTTGGTGGTAATCCATTTGCTAGTCCAAACCTCCTAGTTCCGCTAGTAATGTTTGGCTGGATTCCTGTCGTTATTTACTTATTTTCCCGGTACCCTGCGCGTCGAGCGATCGTCATCAGCTTCATTGTGGCTTGGTTATATTTGCCCCAAGCCGTATTGCCGATTCCTGGGATACCTGACTATGACAAAATAGCAGCAACTTGCTATGGTATTTTGCTTGCAACTTTTATCTTTGACGTGGGGCGCTTCAATAGCTTCCGATTCAGTTGGATAGACGTTCCTATTGTAATTTGGTGTGTCTCTCCTTTCGCCTCTTCTCTAGCGAATGATTTGGGGCCTTACGATGGCATGGCTGCAGTTTTGGGTCAAACTGTAACTTGGGGCATTCCCTATTTTTTAGGGCGTATTTACCTTAATAGTTTGAATGGAATGCGCGAATTGGCGATCGGAATTTTTGTGGGAGGTCTTTCCTACATTCCCCTTTGTCTATTTGAAATGCGGCTGAGTCCTCAACTTCATCGAATTATCTATGGAGGAACTCCAGGCTCTGACTTTAGCCAAACGATTCGGCTAGGTGGCTACCGACCAACCGTTTTTCTAAGCCACGGTCTGGCAGTCGGAGCCTTCATGATGGCGGCGACGTTGGTTGGAATTTGGCTTTGGCAGACTGGAACAGTCAAACACTTATGGAATATTCCTATTAAGTGGCTGGTAGGCGCATTGTTTGTCACGTTTATTCTGACTCGCTCTACCGGCGCTTATGCTCTTTTGGCAGGCGGTATTGCAATTCTATTTGTTGGCAAAAACCTGCGGACTGCGGCTCCAGCTTTCCTCTTGATTGCTGGAATAGTCGTTTATCTTTACATCAATGCCGTATCGGGAACCTACGTTGCTGATCAAATTGTTGAGTCACTCTCTAGGGTCTTGCCAGAAGATCGCGTAGGATCTTTGGAGTTCCGGTTTAACAATGAGGAACTTCTTTCAGCTAAAGCCAGAGAGAGAATAATCTTCGGGTGGGGCGGATACGGACGTGCCCTAATTTTTGGACCCGATGGTAGTCAGCTAACTATTCCTGATAGCCTTTGGATTAATATCTTTGGACAAAATGGAACTGTGGGTTTAGTCAGCCTTTTTGTAACGATGCTGCTACCGACATTGAGCTTATTTTGGATGCGGTATCCTGCAAGATTGTGGGCAAACAAAAAAGTTGCTTCAGCCACAGTGGTTGCTCTGATGACCGCTTTGTACATGGTAGATTGTCTCATTAATGCCATGGTTAACCCAATTTACATCTTAGCTGCGGGTGGCATTGCTGGATTGGTGCTTAAACGTGAACGAATTAATAAGACTGCTCAAGGAAAGGCAGGTGTAGAGCGATTAATTCCTTCACAACGCTATGCGGTTCAGCCAAGGTGA
- a CDS encoding glycosyltransferase family 4 protein, producing MRITFVLPDGGLSGGMRVAAIYAERLKQRGHQISVVSTINKPSRRRRLARILQGEGWLKPVKRGLSYFDTIDVPYKVVKEGCKVTEADVPDADVVIATWWETAEWMAHWSPAKGAKAYFVQHHEVFDYLPVERVKATYLLPFHKIVISKWLVDLMRTEYGDADTSLVFNSVDTQQFYAPLRGKQSVPTVGIMYAQAAWKGCKVSFEAIAQVAQKIPNLRIIAFGSNEPVSELPLPANTTFTQLPDQHDIKDIYASCDVWLCGSLSEGFGLTVVEAMACRCPVVSSEVGGSIDLIKSGVNGYLAPIGDAQKLAEGLEKVLALSDLQWREMSDAAYQTVVQYSWDDATDLFEAALCKAIEHSHKEDSDRQDPKPTLGLPISVL from the coding sequence ATGAGAATTACTTTTGTTCTGCCCGACGGTGGATTAAGTGGCGGTATGCGAGTTGCTGCAATCTATGCAGAGCGCCTCAAACAACGAGGTCATCAGATCTCTGTTGTGTCTACTATTAATAAACCCTCTCGCCGCAGGCGACTTGCTCGAATTCTTCAAGGGGAAGGCTGGCTCAAGCCCGTCAAACGGGGACTTTCTTATTTTGATACGATCGACGTGCCCTACAAAGTTGTTAAAGAAGGTTGCAAGGTCACTGAAGCTGATGTCCCTGATGCTGACGTGGTTATTGCAACCTGGTGGGAAACTGCTGAATGGATGGCTCATTGGTCTCCGGCAAAAGGAGCAAAAGCTTATTTTGTTCAACACCATGAAGTTTTTGACTATTTGCCTGTTGAACGGGTCAAAGCAACTTACTTATTGCCTTTTCATAAAATTGTCATTTCTAAGTGGTTAGTTGATTTGATGCGGACTGAGTATGGGGATGCCGACACGTCTTTGGTTTTTAACAGTGTAGATACCCAGCAGTTTTACGCACCTCTACGAGGCAAACAATCTGTGCCAACTGTGGGTATTATGTACGCTCAGGCTGCTTGGAAAGGCTGTAAAGTTAGCTTTGAGGCGATCGCCCAAGTAGCTCAAAAAATTCCAAATTTGCGAATTATTGCCTTTGGCTCCAACGAGCCAGTCTCAGAACTGCCTTTACCTGCTAACACAACCTTTACCCAGCTCCCCGACCAGCATGACATCAAAGATATTTATGCTAGTTGTGATGTGTGGCTCTGTGGCAGCTTAAGTGAAGGGTTTGGGTTGACTGTTGTTGAAGCCATGGCTTGTCGCTGTCCAGTTGTATCCAGTGAGGTTGGCGGATCGATTGATTTAATTAAATCTGGCGTGAATGGATATCTTGCGCCGATTGGCGATGCTCAAAAGCTGGCTGAAGGACTTGAGAAGGTGTTGGCTCTCTCAGATTTGCAGTGGCGGGAGATGTCTGATGCCGCTTACCAAACTGTCGTTCAGTATTCTTGGGATGATGCGACTGATTTGTTTGAAGCTGCCTTATGCAAGGCGATTGAACACAGTCATAAAGAAGACTCAGATCGTCAAGACCCTAAGCCGACCTTAGGCTTGCCGATATCTGTGCTTTAG
- a CDS encoding oligosaccharide flippase family protein, whose translation MPSIKQLALRGTFWTVASYGISQILRFGSNLILTRLLFPEIFGLMSLAYVFITGLQLFSDLGIHTSLIQNKRGDEPDFLDTAWTLQIIRSVGLWLCCVIIAIPAANFYKEPELAWVLPIVGLGTLIGGFHSTGLASLTRRLAVKQVLIFELGGQIIGLSVMVIWAWFDRSIRALLVGTVVAALVQLVWSHILSPNPPNRLVLEKKAVGEIFSFGKWIFLSTVLTFFAMQSDRLILGKLLGVQLLGVYGIALTLAEIPKQVTLAVGGKIVFPMFSKFVSLPRSEFRDKIRRGRLPILLVTAPVLAMLFSFGDILITTLYDNRYADAAWMISLLALGIWPLILTTTLEGALFAMGNPTPSTWGNFCSFLALASGMWVGFQLFGVVGAVAAVPLSNVPFYAAVSYGLYREKLDCFDQDAYATALLLILCFIFVAARHVYGLPMPLWSV comes from the coding sequence ATGCCATCTATTAAACAACTTGCGCTGCGGGGCACATTTTGGACGGTCGCCAGCTATGGCATCTCTCAGATTCTTCGGTTTGGCTCCAACTTAATTTTGACCCGTCTTTTGTTCCCTGAGATCTTCGGTCTGATGTCTTTGGCTTATGTATTTATTACAGGGTTGCAGCTTTTTTCGGACTTGGGGATTCACACAAGCTTAATTCAGAATAAGCGGGGAGATGAGCCAGATTTTTTGGATACCGCGTGGACACTGCAAATTATCCGCAGTGTTGGGCTTTGGCTGTGTTGTGTAATTATTGCCATTCCTGCTGCCAATTTTTATAAGGAGCCTGAATTAGCCTGGGTTCTGCCGATTGTAGGATTAGGGACATTAATTGGGGGCTTCCATTCTACTGGACTCGCCTCCTTAACTCGCAGGTTAGCAGTTAAGCAAGTCTTAATATTTGAGCTAGGCGGGCAGATTATTGGACTTAGCGTAATGGTAATCTGGGCTTGGTTTGACAGAAGCATTCGGGCTTTGCTAGTAGGAACAGTGGTCGCAGCGTTGGTTCAATTAGTGTGGAGCCATATTCTTAGTCCGAATCCACCTAATCGCCTTGTTTTAGAAAAAAAAGCTGTCGGCGAAATATTTTCTTTTGGGAAATGGATCTTTCTATCGACAGTGCTAACGTTTTTTGCCATGCAGTCCGATCGCTTAATCCTGGGCAAGTTGTTAGGGGTACAACTGCTGGGTGTTTACGGAATCGCCTTGACTTTAGCGGAGATTCCTAAACAAGTTACGTTGGCAGTGGGCGGAAAAATAGTTTTTCCGATGTTTTCAAAGTTTGTTAGTTTGCCGCGTTCCGAGTTCCGTGACAAGATTCGGCGAGGGAGACTACCTATTTTGCTAGTTACAGCACCCGTATTAGCAATGCTGTTCAGCTTTGGGGACATTCTAATCACGACTTTGTACGACAACCGCTATGCTGACGCTGCCTGGATGATTTCGCTGTTGGCACTCGGTATTTGGCCTCTCATCTTAACTACGACGCTTGAAGGAGCGCTGTTTGCAATGGGTAACCCAACGCCATCTACTTGGGGTAATTTCTGTAGCTTTTTAGCTCTGGCAAGTGGTATGTGGGTTGGCTTTCAACTATTTGGCGTTGTTGGAGCAGTTGCTGCGGTGCCGCTCAGCAATGTCCCTTTTTATGCAGCAGTTTCGTATGGTCTGTATCGGGAAAAACTTGATTGTTTTGACCAGGATGCCTACGCGACTGCATTACTACTGATTCTTTGTTTCATCTTTGTTGCAGCTCGACATGTTTACGGTTTACCAATGCCGTTGTGGTCGGTCTAA
- a CDS encoding glycosyltransferase — protein sequence MALKIAYLINQYPKVSHSFIRREILALEACGLTILRFAVRSCADELVDEADQQELKKTRFLLEGGAIALLQGLLAVMLRRPSRFLQAIRLTLKLGWRSEQGVLKHLAYLAEACVLLNWVAEAEVTHVHAHFGTNPATVAMLCRLLGGPPFSFTVHGPEEFDKVEAIALPQKIEHAAFVVAISSFGRSQLYRWTRPEQWSKIRVVHCGVDANFLAIAPTPIPNQPRFVCVGRLSEQKGQLLLIEAAKRLAEEGLSFELVLVGDGELRSSIETLITGYQLQDHIKITGWATTSEVREHLLNAKVMVLPSFAEGLPVVLMEALALCRPVISTYIAGIPELVENNTCGWLITPGSIEALVSAMRSALLTSQDQLKAMGQAGLDRVALNHNIELEASKLAIIFRMSIEHLQSESACTASLLPSVKL from the coding sequence ATGGCTCTAAAGATTGCTTACCTCATCAACCAATATCCCAAAGTTAGCCATAGTTTTATTCGGCGTGAAATTCTTGCTCTCGAAGCCTGTGGTTTGACGATTCTACGTTTTGCAGTTCGCTCTTGTGCCGATGAATTGGTAGATGAGGCGGATCAGCAAGAACTTAAAAAAACTCGGTTTCTGCTAGAAGGGGGCGCGATCGCCTTACTTCAAGGTTTGCTAGCCGTGATGCTTCGTCGTCCTTCTCGGTTTTTACAAGCTATTAGGCTAACGCTCAAGTTAGGGTGGCGATCGGAGCAAGGAGTGCTCAAACACTTGGCATACTTGGCAGAAGCTTGTGTATTGTTGAACTGGGTAGCCGAAGCCGAAGTAACCCACGTTCACGCTCACTTTGGTACTAATCCGGCAACTGTAGCGATGCTGTGCCGGCTGCTAGGAGGCCCGCCCTTTAGCTTTACGGTTCATGGACCTGAAGAATTTGACAAAGTTGAAGCGATCGCCCTTCCCCAAAAAATTGAGCACGCGGCATTTGTAGTCGCCATTAGCTCCTTTGGTAGAAGCCAGCTTTATCGGTGGACTCGCCCAGAGCAATGGTCAAAAATTCGAGTGGTTCACTGTGGAGTAGACGCAAACTTTTTGGCGATCGCTCCTACTCCCATTCCCAACCAGCCTCGCTTCGTCTGCGTGGGGCGATTATCAGAGCAAAAAGGTCAGCTTTTATTAATTGAGGCAGCGAAACGTCTTGCTGAAGAAGGACTGTCCTTTGAATTGGTATTGGTTGGAGATGGTGAACTGCGATCGTCCATAGAAACCTTAATCACCGGTTACCAGCTTCAAGACCACATTAAAATCACGGGTTGGGCAACCACGAGTGAAGTGCGTGAGCATCTTCTCAACGCCAAGGTAATGGTGCTGCCCAGCTTTGCCGAAGGGTTGCCCGTAGTGTTGATGGAAGCACTCGCCCTCTGTCGTCCCGTCATTAGCACCTATATCGCTGGCATTCCTGAACTTGTTGAGAATAATACCTGCGGCTGGCTCATTACTCCAGGTTCTATCGAAGCATTAGTTAGCGCGATGCGATCGGCATTATTAACCTCTCAAGACCAGCTAAAAGCTATGGGACAAGCCGGATTAGACCGAGTTGCCCTAAATCATAATATTGAGCTAGAAGCAAGTAAACTTGCCATCATTTTTAGAATGAGCATTGAGCACCTTCAATCAGAGTCTGCCTGTACCGCCTCCCTATTACCTTCAGTGAAGCTTTAA
- the cbiB gene encoding adenosylcobinamide-phosphate synthase CbiB → MLNPSEFHTGLPTLWQWRPLAGISDAAIVLAIAALLDYLIGDPWNWLHPVQIMGWGIQRYCHIVLKRWHHPLALKGLGVVLAIALPSLSGLVVWVVVLTAQRLHPFLGMVTEAILLASCFAGRSLRRSAQDVLKPLMAGDLAIARTQLSLYVGRDTANLSKPEILRAVLETVTENATDGVVAPLLYAILGAFLPLGSAPLAMAYKASSTLDSMVGYREAPYTYLGWGSARLEDALTWIPCRLNVLLLSLLSGQPHQVWQICRRDAPHDPSPNAGWSECAYAAILGVQVGGANQYKGVTKLKPLLGDATQPITAQTIDQAMNMTRMSFLIWMSIALATLTIWSASYNKP, encoded by the coding sequence ATGCTAAACCCCAGTGAATTCCATACGGGTTTGCCCACTCTATGGCAATGGCGACCCCTTGCGGGTATCTCGGATGCGGCTATAGTCCTGGCGATCGCCGCCCTTTTAGACTACTTAATCGGCGATCCATGGAATTGGCTGCATCCGGTGCAGATTATGGGTTGGGGAATTCAACGTTATTGTCACATTGTTCTAAAGCGTTGGCATCACCCCTTGGCGCTAAAGGGCTTGGGCGTGGTGCTGGCGATCGCCCTCCCTAGTTTGAGTGGTCTGGTGGTCTGGGTCGTTGTTCTAACTGCCCAACGCCTCCACCCGTTTCTAGGCATGGTGACTGAAGCAATCCTACTAGCCAGTTGCTTTGCTGGAAGAAGTTTAAGGCGATCGGCTCAAGATGTTTTGAAGCCCTTGATGGCAGGTGATTTGGCGATCGCTCGGACTCAACTGAGCCTTTACGTTGGGCGAGACACCGCTAATCTCTCAAAACCCGAAATCCTTCGCGCTGTTTTAGAAACCGTGACTGAAAACGCCACAGACGGCGTTGTTGCACCCTTGCTTTATGCCATCTTGGGTGCATTTCTACCTCTAGGCAGCGCTCCCCTCGCCATGGCATACAAAGCTTCTAGTACCCTCGACTCAATGGTTGGCTACCGGGAAGCGCCTTACACCTATCTTGGCTGGGGCAGCGCTCGGCTAGAAGATGCCCTGACCTGGATTCCTTGCCGCTTAAATGTTCTGCTCCTATCGTTGCTTTCAGGTCAGCCGCACCAAGTTTGGCAAATCTGCCGCCGAGATGCCCCCCACGACCCAAGCCCCAACGCAGGCTGGAGCGAATGTGCCTATGCCGCCATTCTGGGAGTTCAGGTGGGTGGAGCTAATCAATATAAAGGTGTTACTAAGCTTAAGCCGTTACTGGGCGATGCCACCCAACCCATTACTGCTCAGACTATTGACCAAGCGATGAACATGACACGCATGAGTTTTCTCATCTGGATGAGTATCGCTCTAGCAACCTTAACGATTTGGTCAGCCTCATATAATAAGCCCTAA
- a CDS encoding DUF4112 domain-containing protein, with amino-acid sequence MSNLSPSASAENRLVRLERLRNFSRLLDNAIAIPGTSYRVGLDPLLGLIPGGGDAIGMVLSCLIVYEASRLGANQKTLGQMTFNVLLETLLGTVPGIGDLFDVVWKSNTKNIQLLDEHLGVQQTIPITGHRNRGFTIFLIVGLVLAIAGCIALSIFVLHWLYQLLSAR; translated from the coding sequence ATGTCTAATCTTTCCCCATCAGCCTCAGCCGAAAATCGACTTGTCCGCCTAGAGCGCCTGCGAAATTTCAGCCGCTTATTAGACAATGCGATCGCTATTCCTGGCACTAGCTATCGGGTTGGGTTAGACCCACTTTTAGGACTCATCCCCGGCGGTGGAGACGCGATTGGGATGGTTCTCTCTTGCCTCATTGTGTATGAAGCCTCTCGCTTAGGAGCCAACCAGAAAACATTAGGACAGATGACATTTAATGTTCTTTTAGAAACTCTACTCGGAACTGTGCCGGGAATTGGAGATCTATTCGACGTAGTATGGAAGTCCAACACCAAAAATATTCAGCTACTAGATGAGCATCTAGGGGTTCAGCAAACAATTCCTATAACAGGTCATCGAAATCGCGGCTTTACGATTTTTCTGATTGTGGGACTGGTGTTGGCGATCGCGGGTTGTATTGCCTTATCAATCTTCGTACTACATTGGCTCTACCAGCTTCTCTCAGCACGTTAA